In one Carassius carassius chromosome 48, fCarCar2.1, whole genome shotgun sequence genomic region, the following are encoded:
- the med20 gene encoding mediator of RNA polymerase II transcription subunit 20 isoform X2, whose amino-acid sequence MGVTCVCQVPVAEGKSVQQTVDMLHKKLEQLGAVKQGNFWVDCETYHATGNATGQPSKLLYVMHNSETPLSSMALFEGGPGLTADANFDVLMVKLKSHFQNAKGHKVESRGTRYRYCDFLVKIGTIAMSSSARGISVEVEYCACVIPGDCWNLMKEFMQSFLGSSTPELPTVFTSKAEGLYAPVDCMDTMSQYLELFGKVRKQQVMQGTGVR is encoded by the exons ATGGGAGTAACGTG cgtgtGTCAGGTGCCGGTGGCGGAGGGCAAGAGCGTGCAGCAGACGGTTGACATGCTCCATAAGAAGCTGGAGCAGCTGGGAGCCGTCAAACAGGGAAACTTCTGGGTGGACTGTGAGACGTACCACGCCACGGGAAATGCCACCG GTCAGCCGTCGAAGCTGCTGTACGTGATGCATAACTCGGAGACGCCGCTGAGCAGCATGGCTCTGTTCGAGGGCGGCCCGGGTCTCACCGCCGACGCCAACTTCGACGTCCTGATGGTCAAACTCAAGAGTCACTTCCAGAACGCCAAGGGACATAAAGTGGAGAGCCGCGGCACGCGTTACCGCTACTGCGACTTCCTGGTGAAGATCGGCACCATCGCCATGAGCTCCAGCGCCAGAGGCATTTCAGTCGAG GTGGAGTACTGCGCCTGCGTGATTCCCGGAGACTGCTGGAACCTCATGAAGGAGTTCATGCAGAGTTTTCTGGGCTCGAGCACACCCGAGCTGCCGACCGTGTTCACCAGTAAAGCCGAGGGTCTGTATGCACCGGTGGACTGCATGGACACCATGAGTCAGTATCTGGAGCTCTTCGGTAAAGTGCGCAAACAGCAGGTAATGCAGGGCACCGGCGTACGCTGA
- the med20 gene encoding mediator of RNA polymerase II transcription subunit 20 isoform X1, with the protein MAQCVCDVCQVPVAEGKSVQQTVDMLHKKLEQLGAVKQGNFWVDCETYHATGNATGQPSKLLYVMHNSETPLSSMALFEGGPGLTADANFDVLMVKLKSHFQNAKGHKVESRGTRYRYCDFLVKIGTIAMSSSARGISVEVEYCACVIPGDCWNLMKEFMQSFLGSSTPELPTVFTSKAEGLYAPVDCMDTMSQYLELFGKVRKQQVMQGTGVR; encoded by the exons cgtgtGTCAGGTGCCGGTGGCGGAGGGCAAGAGCGTGCAGCAGACGGTTGACATGCTCCATAAGAAGCTGGAGCAGCTGGGAGCCGTCAAACAGGGAAACTTCTGGGTGGACTGTGAGACGTACCACGCCACGGGAAATGCCACCG GTCAGCCGTCGAAGCTGCTGTACGTGATGCATAACTCGGAGACGCCGCTGAGCAGCATGGCTCTGTTCGAGGGCGGCCCGGGTCTCACCGCCGACGCCAACTTCGACGTCCTGATGGTCAAACTCAAGAGTCACTTCCAGAACGCCAAGGGACATAAAGTGGAGAGCCGCGGCACGCGTTACCGCTACTGCGACTTCCTGGTGAAGATCGGCACCATCGCCATGAGCTCCAGCGCCAGAGGCATTTCAGTCGAG GTGGAGTACTGCGCCTGCGTGATTCCCGGAGACTGCTGGAACCTCATGAAGGAGTTCATGCAGAGTTTTCTGGGCTCGAGCACACCCGAGCTGCCGACCGTGTTCACCAGTAAAGCCGAGGGTCTGTATGCACCGGTGGACTGCATGGACACCATGAGTCAGTATCTGGAGCTCTTCGGTAAAGTGCGCAAACAGCAGGTAATGCAGGGCACCGGCGTACGCTGA